In Zingiber officinale cultivar Zhangliang chromosome 1A, Zo_v1.1, whole genome shotgun sequence, a genomic segment contains:
- the LOC122022213 gene encoding protein SET DOMAIN GROUP 41-like isoform X1 gives MEMQARKEVGLAQDLIPPLPPLAAALHRRFFSSHCAGCFRPLESPFPCAGCRGVTHYCDASCCAADFPAHYSSGECHLLRLHHEGDTSDIRAALRLLRFLESMGSLPSPSLPERPRRVAGLLASDLDKVLEEGGELAERITEGATLMSVARDRDRSQVTGGQEAVTTEEVLWAVITNAVEVHVNEVGALGVAVFGPGFSWFNHSCMPNACYRFELAQRSGGCGAYELESFLVSPAAAGLATESFNAWISGENKLTHGFSNIGPRVIVRSIKPMQKDEEVCITYIDLLEPKVRRHADLLEKYRFVCCCGRCRVASEMYMDFVLNCDARELSFNNYSNSTYPNCEELADLFDQAMDEYRLHENPEACSKKLESMLYRSSVDQESQAGEKFKLHPLHHLSLNSYITLASAYRAQVFSMDESNNTECLKLDRAAVSYTLLLAGVVHHLFLSEPSLIAVTAHFLINAAESILVLLRLPEWSFDKKLCKSEIDLIICHYPKDMMEFSVDKCRDASMRFLGSVSQILFKTWPYLTQDLTNLKNIDSPVNFNWLGSKVLNTQCLASHRELSDFLEKECVEDRYLGHRLIKDQNTSLFQLALHCFIYGRYLASICYGPECYLVHHAENILHGLCKHLLTKHS, from the exons ATGGAGATGCAAGCGCGCAAGGAGGTAGGGTTGGCGCAGGACCTGATCCCACCCCTCCCGCCGCTCGCCGCTGCCCTCCACCGTCGTTTCTTCTCCTCCCACTGCGCTGGTTGCTTTAGGCCCCTTGAATCCCCCTTCCCCTGCGCTGGCTGTCGGGGTGTCACCCACTACTGTGACGCCTCCTGCTGCGCAGCAGACTTCCCAGCCCACTATTCCAGTGGTGAGTGTCATTTACTACGTCTCCACCATGAAGGAGACACCTCCGATATTCGTGCGGCCCTTCGCCTCCTTCGCTTCTTGGAGTCCATGGGGTCCCTCCCATCCCCTTCACTCCCCGAGAGGCCGCGCCGGGTTGCCGGATTGCTCGCCAGCGATCTTGATAAGGTGCTGGAAGAAGGAGGGGAGCTGGCGGAGAGGATTACAGAGGGAGCCACGCTGATGTCGGTCGCGAGGGATCGTGATCGATCGCAGGTGACCGGCGGCCAGGAGGCTGTCACGACGGAGGAGGTGCTCTGGGCAGTGATAACGAACGCTGTGGAGGTGCACGTTAACGAGGTCGGCGCACTAGGGGTCGCCGTCTTTGGGCCGGGCTTCTCTTGGTTCAACCACAGTTGCATGCCCAACGCCTGCTACAGATTCGAGTTGGCTCAGAGATCCGGTGGATGCGGAGCATATGAGCTGGAATCGTTTCTCGTATCGCCTGCTGCAGCTGGACTGGCAACGGAATCG TTCAATGCATGGATTTCTGGTGAAAACAAATTGACCCACG GATTTTCTAATATTGGGCCAAGAGTAATAGTCAGGAGCATAAAGCCAATGCAAAAGGATGAGGAGGTTTGCATCACTTATATCGACTTGCTGGAACCTAAG GTTAGGAGACATGCTGACTTATTGGAAAAATATAGATTTGTTTGCTGCTGTGGGCGATGTAGGGTAGCATCTGAGATGTATATGGATTTTGTTCTGAAT TGTGATGCTAGGGAATTGAGCTTTAACAACTATAGCAATAGCACGTATCCCAATTGTGAAGAGCTTGCTGATTTATTCGACCAAGCTATGGATGAGTACAGATTACATGAGAATCCTGAAGCTTGCAGTAAGAAACTTGAAAGCATGCTTTACAGAAGCTCTGTGGACCAAGAGTCTCAAGCTGGAGAGAAATTCAAATTACATCCCCTTCATCATCTTTCCCTTAATAGCTACATCACACTTGCTTCTGCATATCGAGCACAGGTGTTCTCTATGGATGAAAGCAATAATACTGAGTGCCTCAAGTTGGACAGAGCTGCTGTTTCATACACTTTGCTGCTTGCTGGAGTTGTCCATCACTTGTTCTTGTCTGAGCCCTCCCTAATAGCAGTCACTGCACATTTCCTTATAAATGCAGCTGAATCTATCCTTGTGCTTCTTAGACTTCCAGAATGGTCTTTTGATAAAAAACTTTGCAAGTCAGAGATTGACTTGATTATATGTCACTATCCGAAAGACATGATGGAATTTTCAGTGGATAAGTGCAGGGATGCATCAATGAGGTTTCTTGGATCGGTTTCACAAATCTTATTCAAAACTTGGCCTTACCTTACTCAAGATTTAACAAACTTGAAAAATATTGACAGCCCTGTAAATTTCAATTGGCTCGGGTCTAAAGTGTTAAATACTCAGTGTTTAGCTAGCCATAGAGAGTTATCTGACTTCCTTGAGAAAGAATGTGTTGAAGATAGATATCTTGGGCATAGATTGATCAAAGACCAAAACACAAGCTTATTTCAGCTTGCTCTTCATTGCTTCATTTATGGTAGATATCTTGCAAGCATATGCTATGGACCAGAATGCTATTTGGTACATCATGCAGAAAATATACTTCATGGTCTTTGTAAACATCTTTTGACCAAACACAGCTAG
- the LOC122022255 gene encoding protein ROH1-like, with amino-acid sequence MPAADFHGSSAPFALAGRTLLSLRRDHSANPMDRRHADAGEQRELDAFQQQVADLFNDLAGGDDEILSISWLRRLLDTFLVCQEEFRVILLGHRRPPAMIDRLVSDFFERAVKALDICNAVRDGIEQVRQWRKHIEIVLVALDPQQREFGEGQLRRAKKALCDIAILMLDEKDSGSVVSHRNRSFGRNGGSSYASSGGGPGGRRSHFRSLSWSVSRSWSAARQLQAIANNISAPRTHEVAETAGFVVPVYTMNSVLTFVMWSLVAAIPCQDRGLQIHFSIPRAYLWAPPFLTLHEKIVEESKKKERKNSLGLLKEIHLIEKCVHHLMEVIDVAQLPLTEEKEMEVRQQMQELAQIYETVKEGLEPLERQVREVFLRIVRSRTEGLDCLKISD; translated from the coding sequence ATGCCCGCCGCGGATTTCCATGGCTCATCGGCCCCCTTCGCCCTGGCGGGCCGCACGCTCCTAAGCCTCCGACGCGATCACTCCGCCAATCCGATGGATCGTCGCCACGCCGATGCCGGCGAGCAGCGGGAGCTGGACGCTTTTCAGCAACAGGTAGCGGACCTCTTTAACGACCTCGCAGGCGGAGACGACGAGATTCTATCAATTTCCTGGTTGCGGAGGCTTCTGGACACATTCCTCGTGTGCCAGGAGGAATTCCGGGTGATTCTATTAGGCCACCGTCGTCCGCCGGCCATGATCGACCGCCTGGTTTCCGACTTCTTCGAGCGCGCCGTGAAGGCGCTCGACATTTGCAACGCCGTGCGCGACGGCATCGAGCAGGTGCGACAGTGGCGGAAGCACATCGAGATCGTGCTCGTGGCCCTCGACCCCCAGCAGCGAGAATTCGGGGAGGGACAGCTTCGCCGGGCCAAGAAAGCGCTTTGCGACATCGCTATCCTCATGCTCGACGAGAAGGACTCGGGCTCCGTCGTTTCCCACCGCAACCGTTCCTTCGGCCGCAACGGGGGCTCCTCCTACGCGTCAAGCGGCGGCGGGCCTGGTGGCCGCCGCTCGCACTTCCGCTCCCTGTCCTGGAGCGTCTCCCGTTCGTGGTCCGCGGCGCGACAATTGCAAGCCATCGCGAACAACATATCCGCGCCTCGGACCCACGAGGTGGCTGAAACCGCTGGATTCGTCGTGCCTGTTTACACGATGAACTCGGTCCTCACCTTCGTGATGTGGTCTCTGGTGGCGGCGATCCCCTGCCAGGACCGCGGCCTACAGATCCACTTCTCCATTCCTCGGGCTTACCTGTGGGCGCCCCCTTTcttgaccctccatgagaaaatAGTAGAGGAGTCCAAGAAGAAGGAGCGGAAGAATTCTCTTGGCCTGTTGAAGGAAATTCACCTGATCGAGAAGTGCGTTCATCACTTGATGGAAGTGATAGATGTTGCCCAGCTTCCTTTGACAGAGGAGAAGGAGATGGAGGTGAGGCAGCAGATGCAGGAGCTGGCCCAAATCTACGAAACTGTAAAGGAAGGCCTTGAACCATTGGAACGGCAAGTCAGAGAAGTTTTCCTTCGCATCGTACGAAGCCGCACTGAGGGATTGGATTGCTTGAAGATTTCTGATTGA
- the LOC122022213 gene encoding protein SET DOMAIN GROUP 41-like isoform X2 produces MEMQARKEVGLAQDLIPPLPPLAAALHRRFFSSHCAGCFRPLESPFPCAGCRGVTHYCDASCCAADFPAHYSSGECHLLRLHHEGDTSDIRAALRLLRFLESMGSLPSPSLPERPRRVAGLLASDLDKVLEEGGELAERITEGATLMSVARDRDRSQVTGGQEAVTTEEVLWAVITNAVEVHVNEVGALGVAVFGPGFSWFNHSCMPNACYRFELAQRSGGCGAYELESFLVSPAAAGLATESFNAWISGENKLTHGFSNIGPRVIVRSIKPMQKDEEVCITYIDLLEPKCDARELSFNNYSNSTYPNCEELADLFDQAMDEYRLHENPEACSKKLESMLYRSSVDQESQAGEKFKLHPLHHLSLNSYITLASAYRAQVFSMDESNNTECLKLDRAAVSYTLLLAGVVHHLFLSEPSLIAVTAHFLINAAESILVLLRLPEWSFDKKLCKSEIDLIICHYPKDMMEFSVDKCRDASMRFLGSVSQILFKTWPYLTQDLTNLKNIDSPVNFNWLGSKVLNTQCLASHRELSDFLEKECVEDRYLGHRLIKDQNTSLFQLALHCFIYGRYLASICYGPECYLVHHAENILHGLCKHLLTKHS; encoded by the exons ATGGAGATGCAAGCGCGCAAGGAGGTAGGGTTGGCGCAGGACCTGATCCCACCCCTCCCGCCGCTCGCCGCTGCCCTCCACCGTCGTTTCTTCTCCTCCCACTGCGCTGGTTGCTTTAGGCCCCTTGAATCCCCCTTCCCCTGCGCTGGCTGTCGGGGTGTCACCCACTACTGTGACGCCTCCTGCTGCGCAGCAGACTTCCCAGCCCACTATTCCAGTGGTGAGTGTCATTTACTACGTCTCCACCATGAAGGAGACACCTCCGATATTCGTGCGGCCCTTCGCCTCCTTCGCTTCTTGGAGTCCATGGGGTCCCTCCCATCCCCTTCACTCCCCGAGAGGCCGCGCCGGGTTGCCGGATTGCTCGCCAGCGATCTTGATAAGGTGCTGGAAGAAGGAGGGGAGCTGGCGGAGAGGATTACAGAGGGAGCCACGCTGATGTCGGTCGCGAGGGATCGTGATCGATCGCAGGTGACCGGCGGCCAGGAGGCTGTCACGACGGAGGAGGTGCTCTGGGCAGTGATAACGAACGCTGTGGAGGTGCACGTTAACGAGGTCGGCGCACTAGGGGTCGCCGTCTTTGGGCCGGGCTTCTCTTGGTTCAACCACAGTTGCATGCCCAACGCCTGCTACAGATTCGAGTTGGCTCAGAGATCCGGTGGATGCGGAGCATATGAGCTGGAATCGTTTCTCGTATCGCCTGCTGCAGCTGGACTGGCAACGGAATCG TTCAATGCATGGATTTCTGGTGAAAACAAATTGACCCACG GATTTTCTAATATTGGGCCAAGAGTAATAGTCAGGAGCATAAAGCCAATGCAAAAGGATGAGGAGGTTTGCATCACTTATATCGACTTGCTGGAACCTAAG TGTGATGCTAGGGAATTGAGCTTTAACAACTATAGCAATAGCACGTATCCCAATTGTGAAGAGCTTGCTGATTTATTCGACCAAGCTATGGATGAGTACAGATTACATGAGAATCCTGAAGCTTGCAGTAAGAAACTTGAAAGCATGCTTTACAGAAGCTCTGTGGACCAAGAGTCTCAAGCTGGAGAGAAATTCAAATTACATCCCCTTCATCATCTTTCCCTTAATAGCTACATCACACTTGCTTCTGCATATCGAGCACAGGTGTTCTCTATGGATGAAAGCAATAATACTGAGTGCCTCAAGTTGGACAGAGCTGCTGTTTCATACACTTTGCTGCTTGCTGGAGTTGTCCATCACTTGTTCTTGTCTGAGCCCTCCCTAATAGCAGTCACTGCACATTTCCTTATAAATGCAGCTGAATCTATCCTTGTGCTTCTTAGACTTCCAGAATGGTCTTTTGATAAAAAACTTTGCAAGTCAGAGATTGACTTGATTATATGTCACTATCCGAAAGACATGATGGAATTTTCAGTGGATAAGTGCAGGGATGCATCAATGAGGTTTCTTGGATCGGTTTCACAAATCTTATTCAAAACTTGGCCTTACCTTACTCAAGATTTAACAAACTTGAAAAATATTGACAGCCCTGTAAATTTCAATTGGCTCGGGTCTAAAGTGTTAAATACTCAGTGTTTAGCTAGCCATAGAGAGTTATCTGACTTCCTTGAGAAAGAATGTGTTGAAGATAGATATCTTGGGCATAGATTGATCAAAGACCAAAACACAAGCTTATTTCAGCTTGCTCTTCATTGCTTCATTTATGGTAGATATCTTGCAAGCATATGCTATGGACCAGAATGCTATTTGGTACATCATGCAGAAAATATACTTCATGGTCTTTGTAAACATCTTTTGACCAAACACAGCTAG